Proteins encoded by one window of Serratia nevei:
- the cysD gene encoding sulfate adenylyltransferase subunit CysD → MDEKRLTHLRQLEAESIHIIREVAAEFANPVMLYSIGKDSSVMLHLARKAFFPGTLPFPLLHVDTGWKFREMYEFRDRTAKEYGFELLVHKNPEGVAMGINPFVHGSAKHTDIMKTEGLKQALNKYGFDAAFGGARRDEEKSRAKERIYSFRDRFHRWDPKNQRPELWHNYNGQINKGESIRVFPLSNWTELDIWQYIFLEKIDIVPLYLAKPRPVVERDGMLMMVDDDRIDLQPGEVISQRMVRFRTLGCWPLTGAVDSQAQTLPEIIEEMLVSTTSERQGRMIDRDQSGSMELKKRQGYF, encoded by the coding sequence ATGGACGAAAAACGACTCACTCATTTGCGGCAATTGGAGGCGGAGAGTATCCATATCATCCGTGAAGTCGCCGCTGAATTCGCCAACCCGGTGATGCTGTATTCCATCGGCAAAGACTCTTCCGTGATGCTGCATTTGGCGCGCAAGGCGTTCTTCCCCGGCACGCTGCCGTTCCCGCTGCTGCACGTCGATACCGGCTGGAAGTTCCGCGAAATGTACGAGTTCCGCGATCGCACCGCGAAAGAGTACGGCTTCGAGCTGCTGGTGCATAAAAATCCGGAAGGGGTGGCGATGGGCATCAACCCGTTCGTGCACGGCAGCGCCAAGCATACCGACATCATGAAGACCGAGGGCCTGAAGCAGGCGTTGAACAAGTACGGTTTCGACGCCGCCTTCGGCGGTGCGCGGCGCGACGAGGAGAAATCGCGCGCCAAAGAGCGCATCTATTCGTTCCGCGATCGCTTCCACCGCTGGGATCCGAAAAACCAGCGGCCGGAGCTGTGGCACAACTACAACGGCCAGATCAACAAAGGGGAGAGCATCCGCGTCTTCCCGCTGTCGAACTGGACCGAGCTGGACATCTGGCAGTACATCTTCCTGGAAAAGATCGACATCGTGCCGCTGTACCTGGCGAAACCGCGCCCGGTGGTGGAACGCGACGGCATGCTGATGATGGTGGACGACGATCGCATCGATCTGCAGCCGGGCGAAGTGATCAGCCAGCGCATGGTGCGTTTCCGCACCCTGGGGTGTTGGCCGCTGACCGGCGCAGTGGATTCGCAGGCGCAAACCCTGCCGGAGATCATCGAAGAGATGCTGGTCTCCACCACCAGTGAACGCCAGGGGCGGATGATCGACCGCGATCAGTCCGGCTCGATGGAGCTGAAAAAGCGTCAAGGGTATTTCTAA